Proteins encoded by one window of Lycium barbarum isolate Lr01 chromosome 11, ASM1917538v2, whole genome shotgun sequence:
- the LOC132619742 gene encoding uncharacterized protein LOC132619742, which yields MTDYNRSLEADKIGLSQDKAQFSLRLDELETTVSQLRGELDSVKADATGLAEKNRQLESEVAFLNERKRVSEEKSEERSRICEGLRAELEGAVIANDGLKAELEAANGRISVLEENRADLEAKLAKAEADLEETWRNDFGF from the coding sequence ATGACCGATTATAATCGGAGCCTTGAGGCTGACAAAATCGGCCTTAGCCAGGATAAAGCCCAGTTTTCCTTGAGGCTGGATGAGCTCGAGACCACGGTttcccaactccggggggaactGGACTCGGTGAAGGCTGATGCTACGGGCTTGGCCGAGAAGAACCGGCAGCTAGAGTCCGAGGTTGCCTTTCTCAACGAGCGCAAGAGGGTGTCCGAGGAAAAAtccgaggagcggtctcggatatgtGAAGGTCTAAGAGCTGAGCTCGAGGGGGCGGTTATTGCCAATGACggccttaaggccgagctagagGCAGCCAATGGTaggataagtgtccttgaggagAACCGGGCTGATCTGGAAGCAaaactggccaaggctgaggccgacttggaagaaACCTGGAGAAAT